In Candidatus Methylomirabilota bacterium, the DNA window CGAAGCAGATGGGCCTTTTTCAGCCGCCGAACCTCTAGTGCATGATGACGCCGCCCGTGACATTGATCGCTTGCCCCGTCATGTAGGCGGCGCGGCTCGAGGCGAGGAAGCCGATCACGTTCGCCACGTCCTGGGGAGTCTCCATTCGTCCGAGCGGGATCTGGGCGAGGCGCTGGCGCGTGAACTCTTCGGGCGACACACCCTGGAGCGCCCCCTGCTCGCGCGAGACGAGGGTCCACATGTCGGTCTCGACGAAGCCGGGGCAGACGCAGTTGACCCGGATCCCGTCGGCGGCGTGGGCGAGGGCGAGACTCTTCGTGATGCTGACCACCGCGGCCTTGCTCGCATTGTAGGGCAGGTTGTTGCGGCTGCCGACCTTGCTGGCCAGCGAGGCGAGGCTGATGATGGCCCCCCGCTTCTGCGCGATCATGGTGGGCAGGACGGCCTGGCTGGCGAAGAAGACGGCCTTGGCATTGACGCTCAGGACGGCGTCCCAGTGCTCTTCGGTGACCTCCAGGGGCAGCGCCGCGCGGTAGATGCCCGCGTTGTTGACGAACACGTCGATCCGCCCGAATTCTCCCCGGGCGCGATCCGCCATGGCCTGGAGGTCGGCGCGCAAGGTGACGTCGGTCGGCACGATGAGCACGCGGCGCCCGAGGCCCTTGACCTCGGAGGCCGTGCGATCGGCGCCGGCCCGGTCAAGCTCCGCGATCACGATGTCGGCGCCCATGCGCGCCAGCTCGAGGGCGGTGGCGCGTCCGATGCCGCGTCCGGCGCCGGTGACGATGGCGATCTGTCCGTCCAGCTCCATGGGTCTTCTCCTGGCGTGTCGAGTGGGTGCTCAGCCGCGACGGTTCGCCCCGGGGCGCTTCATCTCGAAGATGCCGTGGACGTGCGTGTAGAGGTTTCCGCACAGGCGACCCACCGGGCGCAGCCGGTCCATGCTCTCCCTCGGTGGTCCGGCTAGACCGCGCGCGCGGCGTCTTCCTCGAGCTCGAGGGCGCGGATGGTCTCCGCCGTGGGCGCGCCGGTGGCCAGGTCCCAGCCCTGCTCGACGTAGTAGTCGGTGACGATCTTGTCCTGCTGCTCCGACGTGAAGCCGGCATGCTTGGGCAGGGGATCGCTGAAGCGCGCGGGCAGGCGGTCGTGGGCGCGGCCGAAGCCCTCGCGCATGTTGAAGAGCCGGGCCAGGGTGAGACCACGGTGCGCGGTGGTGATCATCTCCTCGGCGGTGATGTCCCAGCCCGTGACGGCCCGGAGGATGGTCAGCGACTGGTCGTCCTCGTAGGCCAGGAAGTGGCAGAGCCCGATCTGGTTGCGCAGGCCGTTGCGGTTGCTGGTCTGGCGCATGTGGTCCCCGCCCGTCGGGGCCAGCAAGTACGACGCCCGCATGACGGGCATGTGCCGCGGGTCGTGCATGGCCATCTCCATGCCCTTGACCGTGGTCAGGAAGGCCTCGGAGCCGCGGCCGAGCCGCCGGGCCGCGCGCTGCGATCCCTCGGCCAGGAGATCGCCGATGCCCCGGCGATAGGCGATCATCTCGACCAGCTTGACCACGCCGTCGGCGTCGTGGAAACGGAGCGGCACCCCGTCCGTGTCCTCGAGGGTCAGGATGCCCTTCTCGAAGCACTCCATGGCCCAGGCCAGGGTGGCCCCGAGGGAGACGGTGTCCATGCAGAGATAGTTGCACATCTCGTTGGACTTGCAGATGGCGATCAGGTCGTCGAGCCCGAGATTGACGCCCAGCGACGCGAGCGATTCGTACTCGGGCCCGCCGTAGCGCGGGTCCACGCGATAACGTCCGAGCGGGTCCACGGCCACGCGGGCGCGGCCCTTGTAGAGCGATTCCGACAGCTCGCGCGCCTTCTCTTCCTTCTCTTCGATGTGGACGACTTTCTTGCAGCGGACCGAGCACGCGTAGCAGGCGCCCATCCTCACGCGCACCTGGTCGCGCACCGCGATGGCGTCCACCTTGGCGATGGTGTCAGCGGCGCCCAGGCGATAGTTGAGGACGGGCATGCCCCCCTCCAGGCTCTTGCCCTGCATGGCCGCGCCCGTGCCGAACTCGTGGAAGGCGCGGTGCTTCTCGTCCATGGTGCCGGAGACCCACTTGGCGACTCCGAGCAGCGAGGGCTGGTCGGCGATCTTGACAGGGATCTTGCCACGCACGGCGATGGCCTTGAGCTTCTTCGAGCCCATGACGGCGCCCATGCCGGTGCGGCCCGCCACCTCGTTCAGGTCGTTGGCGATGGAGGCGAAGCGGACGAGGTTCTCGCCGGCCGGACCGATCTGGGCCACGCGGATGCGCGGATCGCCAAGCTCGGCGAGGATGGCGTCTTCCACCTCTCCGGTGATCTTTCCCCAGAGGTGGGAGGCGTCGCGAATCTCGACGGCGCCATCGTTGATCCACAGGTAGACGGGCGTGGGTGCCACGCCGTGGAAGACGATGGCGTCCCAGCCCGCGCGCTTGAGCTCGGCGCCCCAGTAGCCGCCCGACTCCGACTCGCCGAAGCCTCCGGTGAGGGGGGACTTCGCGCCCACACTGTGACGGCCCGCCCCGGGCACCGGCGCGCCCGTGATGACCCCCGGCGCGATGATCAGGATATTGTCGGGCCCGAGGGGGTCGGCCCCCTTGGGCACGTACTTGAGGAGATAGTGGCCGATGAGGCCACGGCCACCGGCGTAGCGACGGAAGAAAGCGTCTCCCGGCTCCTCGATCCAGGTGCTCCGGTCGCCGAGATTCACGTGCAGGATCTTGTTCCAGTAGCCGTAGCGGTCCATGAATTCCTATCTCCCTTCCATCTTGGTGGTCGCCTCGCCTGCGGCTGCGGCTCCCCCTATGTCTTGAATGGTCGCCTCGCCTGCGGCTGCGGCTCCCCCTTCCATCTTGGTGGTCGCCTCGCCTGCGGCTGCGGCTCCCCCTTCCATCGGGTTCAGCAGCATGACGTCTGCGCCGTCGCGCAAAGGTGTCTCACGCCCCGCCAGTTCTCCGTCCACCGCGATGGTCACCTCGGCTCCGGTTTCGACGCCGATGGCGACGAGCAGGTCGGCCGCGGTGGCGCCCTCCGGCACGGTATAGCGCTGGGGCCCTTCGGCGCCGCGGGGCAGAAAGCGGCGGAGATCGGCGAAGAAGGTGACCGCGATCGTGATGGTGCGAGCATCCGCGCGAGTCGAATCGCTGGGCCGGCTCATGGGCGATTGGGCGAAAGTATACCTTACGGTCATGGGACCTGGGGGGTTGCCTTCTCACCCCGGACGGCGGTCGCGGGAGTGGGAAACTCCTCCGGGTCGATGGGGACCTCGACGATGGTCGGCTTGCCCGAGCGCAGGGCCGCCGTGATGGCGTCTCCGATCTGATCGGGATGCTCCACGTAGTATCCCTCGGCGCCGAAGAGTCGGGCGAACTGGTCGTAGCGTGGGTTCCCGAGATCGCAGCCGATGTAGCGTCCGCCATAGAAATGCTTCTGGTAGGCCTTCTCGGAGCCCCAGCAATTGTTGTTCATCACCAGGGTGACGACATTGATCCCATGCCGTACCGCCGTCTCGATCTCCTGGGCATTCATGAGGAAGCCGCCATCGCCGTGGATGGCCAGCACGGGCGCATCGGGACGGCCGAGCTTGGCCCCCAGAGCCTCCGGGAATGCGAAGCCCAGTCCGCCGAGGTCGAGGGGAGTGAGAAAGGTGCGGGGCCGGCTGAAGTGCAAGCGATCGTATCCGTAGGCCGGCGCCGCTCCCGCGTCGAGCGCGACGATGGTCTCTGGGGGCAGCGCGCGGCGGAGCTCGGCATAGACCCGCTGGGGTTTGAGCGGCGTCGCCTGGAAGCCAGCCTCGGCGGCGAGCCGGGCCTCGCGCTGGGCCCGCAGCGCCTCGGCCTCGTGTCGCCACGCCTGGCGGGCCGAGCCAACGCCGTCGCGGCCGAGGGTGTCCAGCAAGGCCCGGCACGCCTCCCGCGCATCCGCCTGGATTCCTATCGACGTCGCGTAGTAGCGGCCGATATCTCTGCTCTCGACGTCTATCTGGATGATGGCGGTCTCGGGCCGGATATGGCGGTGGTCGAAGTGGGTCGTGAAGTGCGCAAGCCGCGAGCCCATGACGAGGAGGAGATCGGCGCGCCGGCAGGCCGCGGCCGCCTCCGGCGATCCGGCGCGGCCGAGCGGCCCTATGTAGAGAGGATGCCCATTGGGGACGGCGTCGTTGCGGCCATACGCGGTGATCATCGGGATCGCGTGCTGCTCGCTCAGACGCACCACGAGGGCATTCGCGTCGGCCCGCGTGACGCCGCCTCCCACCAGGAGAAGCGGTCGCTCGGCTTGCCGCAGGAGGCGCGCCGCCTCCGCGATGGCGTCTGGATGCGGAGGCAGCGGATGAGTCACTCGATACCCTCCCGGCGCGAGCTCTCCTCCCGGGAGCGTCTGATCGTTCAGGACATTTCGCGGGATCTCCACGAAGACGGGTCCGCGACGTCCGGTCATGGCCGCGCGCAGGGCCGCGCGCAGCAGCTCGGGAATGCGCCCCGGCGAGGGGATCTGGATGGCCAGCTTGGTCACGGGTCGGAACATGCTCACGAGATCGAAGTCCTGGAACGCATCCTTCCGGTAGTGGTCCAGGTCGACGCCGCCGACCAGGACCACCACGGGGGAATGGGCGACATGGGCCGCGGCCACGCCCGTGAGAAGGTTGGTGGCCCCGGGGCCGCTCGTGACGAGACAGACGCCGGGCACATCCGTCACCCGGGCCAGTCCGTCGGCCATGAAGGCGGCCGCCTGCTCGTGACGGACATTGATGTACTCGACGCTGCGGTCGTCGTAGAGCGCGTCGAGCACATCCAGAAAGGTCGAGCCGACGATCCCGAAGATGTACCGGACCTGCTCGGCCTTCAGCAGCTCCACGACCGCGCGTCCGGCGCTCCGCTCGCTCATCGGTCCAGCTACACTAGCATGCTCGGAGGGAGGTCAGCGGACCGGCAAGAGACGGGGTGGACGGGCCCCGCGGCGCGGGGCACCCCTCACGGGAATGTAGTCGAGCTCGATCCGGGCCCTGGCCTGGCGCAGGAGGAGTCCGCCGCGGCTCATATCGCCGCGGCCCACGAAGGCCGGCGGGAAGCGCAGACGCTCGCCGAGGACTTCGAGGAGCGGATCGAGGTACTTGCCCGTGGCGATGCTGCCCAGCAAGACGACCTCGCCGCCGGGCCCAAGGGCGTCGGCGAGACGACGCGCCTTTTGCAAGAGCGGACGACGATACCGGGGGTCGTCCACGTGAATGTCCACGCTGGCGAACCGCCGCAGTCGTTTGACGTCGACGCGCGTCTCCGGGGGCTCGAGCCCGTCGGTGGGAGTGATCACGTAGACGCCGGGCAGCCCGGGGGGCGGGCTCGCGAAGGCCTCTGCGTAGGTGAGCTTGCCCCGGAAATAGAGCCCGCTCAGGAAGGAGAAGACCTCACCGAGAGGTGCCCCGGCCACGCTACGGACGCGCATGGCCAGATCGAACCGAGCGCGCGCGCTCAGCATGAGCAGGGCACGCTCTCCGCCACAGTGGGCGGGGGAGAGCAGGAAGATGCGGCTCACGCCCGCCTGGCCGCGGCCACTGGCCTGGCCTCGAGAGCTCCTACCTTCGGTAGCTTCTGCCGTATCGTCCAGTAGCGCGCCCACGGGTCCACCTTGAGGCCGGCCAGACGTCGCGGCAGGTTCACGATCGTGTAGTGGTCGGAAGTGATCGCGGGCGAGAGCTCCTCCCAGCCCAGCGGTACGGAAACGGGTGCCGAGGGCTTGGCGCGCGTGGAGTAGGCGGCCACGCTGGTCGCTCCCCGGACATTCCTCAGGTAGTCGATGAAGATCTTGCCCTGGCGCACGCTCTTCGCCATGTGCGCGACGTAGCCGCGCGGGTCCTCTCTGGCGATGCCCTGGGCCAGCGTTCGGGCAAAGGCGGCGCCCTCGTCCCAGGTCGGCCCAGGTGAGAGGGGCGCCACCACGTGCAAACCCTTGCCCCCCGTGGTCTTGACGAAGCTCTCGAGGTGAAGCGCGAGGAGCCGCTCGCGGATGAGCCGGGCGCCCTCGACCACGCGCTTCCAGGTGACTCCGGGGCCCGGATCGAGGTCGAAGACGAGGCGGTCCGGCTGCTCGAGCCGCTCCACCACCGAGTTCCACGTGTGGATCTCGAGGATGCCGATCTGGACCAGCCCGATGAGGGCGGCGAGCGAATCGACGACCAGGTACTCGCCGATCTTCGTTCTCTCCCGGATCTTGACTCGTCGCAGACTCTCGGGTGCCCAGGTGCCGACGTGCTTCTGATAGAAGCATTCCTTGGCGACGCCCTCGGGGCAGCGCACGAGCGCGGTCGGCCTGCCCGCGAGATGCGGCAGGATCCAGTCGGCGATCGATTCGTAGAAGAGCGCGAGGTCGCGCTTCGTCGTCTTCGGAGCTGGATAGAGGACGCGGTCGGCGTGGGTGAGCCGGACGCCGGCGACCACGGCCTCGCCGGGTCCTTTCACGGATGCGGGGGTCGGGCTCTGGCGATTCTTTCCCTTGGCCGTTTTCGTCGACGAGGTCGGCATCTCGACCACCTCCTCCACGCGCACTGGAAGCTCTCGCACCACCGAGGTCGCCGGCTTGTCCTCGCGCAGACCTTGGAAGGACGGATGGCGCATCTTGCCATCGGCCGTCCACTCGCTGAAGCTCACCTCGGCCACCAGCTCGGGCTTGACCCAGTGCGGCCGCCCGACGCCGGTCGGATTCGTGGCGAACGGGCACGCCTTCTGCTCGAGAGGCGCCAGTCGCTTCTTGAGCGCACGGAGGGTCTTCTGGTCGAAGCCGGTTCCCACCTTGCCAGCATAGACGAGGCGCCCGTCCTCGTAGACGCCGACGAGGAGAGCGCCGATCCCGATGCGCGAGCCTTCCGGGTCGGTATAGCCGCCGATCACCACTTCCTGCCGCTTGACGCACTTGATCTTGAGCCAGTCCGCGCCTCGCGTGCTCCGGTATTGCGCATCCCGTCGCTTCGCGACCACGCCTTCGAGCCCGAGCCGGCAGGCATGCGTGAAGAAATCCGGCCCGTCGCCGGCCACGTGATCGCTGTATCGCACCGACCCTGACTTGCCGTTGCCCGACGCGAGCAGACGCTCGAGCACCGCCTTGCGCTCTTCGAGCCGGGCCCCCGTGAGATCCCAGCCATTCAGGTGCAGAAGATCGAAGACCATGTAGACGAGCTGGCCGCGACCCGTGCCCGAGAGGAAATTCTGCAGGGCCTGAAAGCTGGTGGTGCCGTCGGGGTGGAGCACCGCGATCTCGCCGTCGAGCATCGCCCGCTCGGCGAGAAGATGCCCCACCGCCTCGGCAATGCTGGGGAACTTCTCGGTCCAGTCGCGCCCGTTGCGGCTCAGAAGCCTGACGCGCCCATGATCGAGCCGGGCGAGAATGCGATAGCCGTCGTATTTCATCTCGTGGAGCCAGGCATCTCCGCTCGGGGCCTGGCTCACGAGAGTGGCGAGCTGGGGTGGAACGAACTTCGGAAGCGCCGCGTGGCGGGCTCCGGGCACGTCGGCGACCGAGACGGGCGCGTGACCGCGGCTCCGGCGCGCCGGGGCCGGGCGAGGCGCGGCCGGCGGCTTCCGCGGGGTGGCGGTCTTCTTGCCGCCGTCCCCATCGGAGTGCCACACGCGGTCCTCGGCGGCGGCAATTTCCTCCAGCGTTCTCCCCGTGAGCACGCTCTTGGGTTTGAGCTCGACGACGTTGGCCGAGCGCCCGGAGCG includes these proteins:
- a CDS encoding SDR family NAD(P)-dependent oxidoreductase; this encodes MELDGQIAIVTGAGRGIGRATALELARMGADIVIAELDRAGADRTASEVKGLGRRVLIVPTDVTLRADLQAMADRARGEFGRIDVFVNNAGIYRAALPLEVTEEHWDAVLSVNAKAVFFASQAVLPTMIAQKRGAIISLASLASKVGSRNNLPYNASKAAVVSITKSLALAHAADGIRVNCVCPGFVETDMWTLVSREQGALQGVSPEEFTRQRLAQIPLGRMETPQDVANVIGFLASSRAAYMTGQAINVTGGVIMH
- a CDS encoding aldehyde ferredoxin oxidoreductase family protein, yielding MDRYGYWNKILHVNLGDRSTWIEEPGDAFFRRYAGGRGLIGHYLLKYVPKGADPLGPDNILIIAPGVITGAPVPGAGRHSVGAKSPLTGGFGESESGGYWGAELKRAGWDAIVFHGVAPTPVYLWINDGAVEIRDASHLWGKITGEVEDAILAELGDPRIRVAQIGPAGENLVRFASIANDLNEVAGRTGMGAVMGSKKLKAIAVRGKIPVKIADQPSLLGVAKWVSGTMDEKHRAFHEFGTGAAMQGKSLEGGMPVLNYRLGAADTIAKVDAIAVRDQVRVRMGACYACSVRCKKVVHIEEKEEKARELSESLYKGRARVAVDPLGRYRVDPRYGGPEYESLASLGVNLGLDDLIAICKSNEMCNYLCMDTVSLGATLAWAMECFEKGILTLEDTDGVPLRFHDADGVVKLVEMIAYRRGIGDLLAEGSQRAARRLGRGSEAFLTTVKGMEMAMHDPRHMPVMRASYLLAPTGGDHMRQTSNRNGLRNQIGLCHFLAYEDDQSLTILRAVTGWDITAEEMITTAHRGLTLARLFNMREGFGRAHDRLPARFSDPLPKHAGFTSEQQDKIVTDYYVEQGWDLATGAPTAETIRALELEEDAARAV
- a CDS encoding MoaD/ThiS family protein, with protein sequence MSRPSDSTRADARTITIAVTFFADLRRFLPRGAEGPQRYTVPEGATAADLLVAIGVETGAEVTIAVDGELAGRETPLRDGADVMLLNPMEGGAAAAGEATTKMEGGAAAAGEATIQDIGGAAAAGEATTKMEGR
- a CDS encoding thiamine pyrophosphate-binding protein, yielding MSERSAGRAVVELLKAEQVRYIFGIVGSTFLDVLDALYDDRSVEYINVRHEQAAAFMADGLARVTDVPGVCLVTSGPGATNLLTGVAAAHVAHSPVVVLVGGVDLDHYRKDAFQDFDLVSMFRPVTKLAIQIPSPGRIPELLRAALRAAMTGRRGPVFVEIPRNVLNDQTLPGGELAPGGYRVTHPLPPHPDAIAEAARLLRQAERPLLLVGGGVTRADANALVVRLSEQHAIPMITAYGRNDAVPNGHPLYIGPLGRAGSPEAAAACRRADLLLVMGSRLAHFTTHFDHRHIRPETAIIQIDVESRDIGRYYATSIGIQADAREACRALLDTLGRDGVGSARQAWRHEAEALRAQREARLAAEAGFQATPLKPQRVYAELRRALPPETIVALDAGAAPAYGYDRLHFSRPRTFLTPLDLGGLGFAFPEALGAKLGRPDAPVLAIHGDGGFLMNAQEIETAVRHGINVVTLVMNNNCWGSEKAYQKHFYGGRYIGCDLGNPRYDQFARLFGAEGYYVEHPDQIGDAITAALRSGKPTIVEVPIDPEEFPTPATAVRGEKATPQVP
- the ligD gene encoding DNA ligase D, yielding MGLREYRRKRNFKKTPEPSGKAAPRRRKGELLFVVQKHAASRLHYDFRLELDGVLKSWAVPKGPSLDPADKRLAMHVEDHPLEYGSFEGIIPKGEYGGGTVLLWDRGTWEPVGDPHQAYRAGNLKFVLKGEKLRGGWALVRIRGGRRGDDSGRSWLLIKERDAEARSGRSANVVELKPKSVLTGRTLEEIAAAEDRVWHSDGDGGKKTATPRKPPAAPRPAPARRSRGHAPVSVADVPGARHAALPKFVPPQLATLVSQAPSGDAWLHEMKYDGYRILARLDHGRVRLLSRNGRDWTEKFPSIAEAVGHLLAERAMLDGEIAVLHPDGTTSFQALQNFLSGTGRGQLVYMVFDLLHLNGWDLTGARLEERKAVLERLLASGNGKSGSVRYSDHVAGDGPDFFTHACRLGLEGVVAKRRDAQYRSTRGADWLKIKCVKRQEVVIGGYTDPEGSRIGIGALLVGVYEDGRLVYAGKVGTGFDQKTLRALKKRLAPLEQKACPFATNPTGVGRPHWVKPELVAEVSFSEWTADGKMRHPSFQGLREDKPATSVVRELPVRVEEVVEMPTSSTKTAKGKNRQSPTPASVKGPGEAVVAGVRLTHADRVLYPAPKTTKRDLALFYESIADWILPHLAGRPTALVRCPEGVAKECFYQKHVGTWAPESLRRVKIRERTKIGEYLVVDSLAALIGLVQIGILEIHTWNSVVERLEQPDRLVFDLDPGPGVTWKRVVEGARLIRERLLALHLESFVKTTGGKGLHVVAPLSPGPTWDEGAAFARTLAQGIAREDPRGYVAHMAKSVRQGKIFIDYLRNVRGATSVAAYSTRAKPSAPVSVPLGWEELSPAITSDHYTIVNLPRRLAGLKVDPWARYWTIRQKLPKVGALEARPVAAARRA